A genome region from Triticum aestivum cultivar Chinese Spring chromosome 2B, IWGSC CS RefSeq v2.1, whole genome shotgun sequence includes the following:
- the LOC123045469 gene encoding cellulose synthase-like protein H1, whose protein sequence is MHRGEDSLSGLYKCTLAFVACGCGWSCGVVLLASLLLLVASYLSATAMAGGKKLQERVALGRSAWMLADFVILFLVLALVARRAASLGERGGTWLAALVCEAWFAFVWILNMNGKWSPVRFDTYPENLSHRMEELPAVDMFVTTADPALEPPLITVNTVLSLLALDYPHVGKLACYVSDDGCSPLTCYSLREAAKFASLWVPFCKRHDVGVRAPFMYFSSAPEVDTGTVDHEFLESWALMKSEYEKLASRIENADEVSILRDGGDEFAEFIDAERGNHPTIVKVLWDNSKNKTGEGFPHLVYLSREKSPRHRHNFKAGAMNVLTRVSAVMTNAPIMLNVDCDMFANNPQVALHAMCLLLGFDDEIHSGFVQAPQKFYGGLKDDPFGNQMQVITKKIGGGLAGIQGTFYGGTGCFHRRKVIYGMPPPDTVKHETRGSPSYKELQAKFGSSKELIESSRNIISGDLLARPTVDISSRVEMAKQVGDCNYEAGTCWGQEIGWVYGSMTEDILTGQRIQAAGWESALLDTDPPAFLGCAPTGGPASLTQFKRWATGLLEILISRNSPILGTIFRRLQLRQCLAYLIVNAWPMRAPFEMCYALLGPFCLLTNQSFLPTTSNEGFRIPAALFLSYHVYHLMEYKECGLSVRAWWNNHRMQRITSASAWLLAFLTVILKTLGLSETVFEVTRKESSTSSDGGTGTDEADTGLFTFDSAPVFIPVTALSMLNIVALAVAAWRAVVGTAAGVHGGPGVGEFVCCGWMVLCFWPFMRGLVSSGKYGIPWSVRVKAGLIVAAFVHLCTRN, encoded by the exons ATGCACCGAGGAGAGGATAGTTTATCCGGTCTTTATAAATGCACTCTAGCATTTGTTGCTTGTGGATGTGGGTGGAGCTGTGGTGTTGTGCTGCTAGCTAGTCTGCTACTGCTAGTGGCTAGCTACCTCTCGGCCACGGCCATGGCGGGCGGCAAGAAGCTGCAGGAGAGGGTCGCCCTGGGCAGGAGCGCGTGGATGCTGGCCGACTTCGtgatcctcttcctcgtcctcgccctcgtgGCCCGCCGCGCCGCGTCGCTCGGGGAGCGCGGCGGGACGTGGCTGGCAGCGCTCGTCTGCGAGGCGTGGTTCGCCTTCGTGTGGATCCTCAACATGAACGGCAAGTGGAGCCCCGTCCGGTTCGACACCTACCCCGAGAACCTCTCCCACAG GATGGAAGAGCTCCCGGCGGTGGACATGTTCGTCACGACGGCGGACCCGGCGCTGGAGCCGCCGTTGATCACGGTGAACACGGTGCTCTCGCTGCTCGCCCTGGACTACCCGCACGTCGGCAAGCTGGCGTGCTACGTCTCCGACGACGGCTGCTCCCCCTTGACGTGCTACTCTCTGCGCGAGGCCGCCAAGTTCGCCAGCCTCTGGGTTCCCTTCTGCAAGAGGCACGACGTTGGTGTGAGGGCCCCTTTCATGTACTTCTCTTCCGCGCCGGAGGTTGACACCGGTACAGTCGACCACGAGTTCCTGGAAAGCTGGGCACTCATGAAG AGCGAATATGAGAAGCTGGCCAGCCGGATCGAGAACGCCGACGAGGTCTCCATTCTGCGTGACGGCGGCGACGAGTTCGCCGAGTTCATCGACGCCGAGCGCGGGAACCATCCTACCATCGTTAAG GTTCTCTGGGATAACAGCAAGAACAAAACAGGTGAAGGATTCCCACATCTGGTGTACCTCTCGAGAGAGAAAAGCCCCAGACATCGTCACAACTTTAAGGCCGGTGCCATGAATGTTCTG ACAAGGGTGTCGGCCGTGATGACCAACGCTCCGATCATGCTGAATGTGGACTGCGACATGTTTGCCAACAACCCGCAGGTCGCCCTACACGCGATGTGCCTCCTGTTGGGGTTCGACGACGAGATCCACAGCGGGTTCGTCCAGGCGCCACAGAAGTTCTACGGTGGCCTCAAGGATGACCCCTTTGGCAACCAGATGCAGGTTATAACCAAG AAAATTGGAGGTGGGCTCGCCGGGATCCAAGGCACGTTCTACGGCGGCACGGGCTGTTTTCACCGCAGGAAGGTCATTTACGGCATGCCgcctccggacaccgtcaagcacgaGACAAGAG GTTCACCATCTTACAAGGAGCTGCAAGCCAAGTTTGGGAGCTCAAAGGAGTTGATCGAATCATCTAGGAACATCATCTCAGGAGACCTGCTCGCTAGACCAACCGTAGATATATCAAGTCGGGTCGAAATGGCAAAACAAGTAGGCGACTGCAACTATGAGGCTGGCACATGTTGGGGCCAAGAG ATTGGGTGGGTCTATGGATCAATGACAGAGGACATTTTGACCGGGCAACGGATCCAAGCGGCGGGTTGGGAATCGGCCTTGTTGGACACCGACCCACCGGCATTCTTGGGATGTGCTCCGACAGGGGGGCCGGCTAGCTTGACCCAGTTCAAGAGATGGGCAACAGGGCTTCTGGAGATACTCATCAGCCGGAACAGCCCCATCCTCGGCACCATCTTCAGGCGCCTCCAACTCCGGCAATGCCTTGCCTATCTCATCGTCAACGCGTGGCCCATGAGGGCACCTTTCGAGATGTGTTACGCGCTATTGGGACCTTTCTGCCTTCTCACAAACCAGTCCTTCTTGCCAACG ACATCTAATGAAGGTTTTCGCATCCCAGCGGCTCTATTCTTGAGTTACCACGTATACCACCTGATGGAGTACAAGGAGTGCGGGCTCTCGGTCCGCGCCTGGTGGAACAACCACAGGATGCAACGCATCACCTCGGCCTCCGCCTGGCTCCTCGCCTTCCTCACCGTCATCCTCAAGACGCTAGGGCTCTCCGAGACCGTGTTCGAGGTCACCCGCAAGGAGAGCAGCACGTCCTCCGATGGTGGCACGGGCACCGACGAGGCCGATACTGGGCTGTTCACCTTCGACTCGGCGCCCGTTTTCATCCCGGTGACGGCGCTCTCAATGCTGAACATTGTCGCCCTCGCCGTCGCGGCATGGCGCGCCGTTGTCGGGACGGCGGCGGGCGTTCATGGTGGCCCGGGAGTCGGAGAGTTCGTGTGCTGTGGCTGGATGGTGCTGTGCTTCTGGCCGTTCATGAGAGGGCTTGTCAGCAGTGGAAAGTATGGGATCCCGTGGAGTGTCAGGGTGAAGGCTGGGTTGATTGTGGCTGCGTTCGTGCACCTCTGCACAAGGAACTAA
- the LOC123045468 gene encoding ubiquitin carboxyl-terminal hydrolase 27 isoform X1 produces MGKFEHGNLLLSLSQGHWHGYSLTAVAVALGVGVAGLCRALNSSLGVQWFLRRFSSESERLYYTGGLQNLGNNCFLNVILQALASCDHFVFSLDDLLGSDDVLPEEQSERMPLILALSSLLKDLSRVRDQKIVLNPESVMHPLSCYVSHFNLTRQQDASEAFVHLLTSLRDEFSHCYVPYKSSLADITMFHSKVYKQREGNQPECKRWKQNIFGPFDGTIGSTLSCRNCSSVLSLDFENFHCLPLSPVADINGDIINGCSLVDCLKHFTVLEHLDNYRCDHCWHNAAAKYFSLQSEVDEEKVNKLRTCVDYDSCNCKHLFGPEKTTWSVSSKATKQLAITRCPKILCIHLLRASISFDGELVKRQGHVSFPLLLNLSPFAGGTFTTGQGPGPSAMNVQKYDTPSLKFYRQLNAHMPINMFPTGGNSSSQAPKDQVTNGGVHSLNEGNADVALSSSSPSPSASRMELYRLSAVVEHYGVCGGGHYAAYRRVASTPDANDQVGPRRKHWVYVSDDHVSQVSEDDVLGAEATLLFYERL; encoded by the exons ATGGGTAAGTTCGAGCACGGCAATCTACTGCTATCTCTTAGCCAGGGACACTGGCATGGTTACAGTCTTACAGCCGTTGCTGTTGCGCTGGGGGTAGGAGTTGCTGGGCTGTGCAGAGCGCTGAATAGCAGTTTGGGCGTACAATGGTTTCTCCGGAGGTTCTCCTCCGAATCAGAGAGGCTGTACTACACCGGAGGCCTGCAAAATCTTGGCAATAATTGCTTTCTCAATGTTATCCTGCAG GCACTTGCTAGCTGCGACCATTTTGTCTTCTCTCTAGACGATTTACTTGGAAGTGATGATGTGCTACCCGAGGAACAATCTGAAAGAATGCCTCTTATCCTTGCTTTAAGTTCCCTTTTAAAAG ATTTGAGCAGAGTTCGAGATCAAAAAATTGTATTGAATCCAGAAAGCGTAATGCATCCTTTGAGCTGCTATGTTAGTCACTTCAATTTGACCAGACAGCAG GATGCTTCTGAAGCTTTTGTTCATCTATTGACATCACTGAGGGATGAATTTTCCCATTGCTATGTACCATATAAGAGCTCTCTGGCAGACATTACCATGTTCCACTCCAAAGTATACAAGCAAAGGGAAGGTAACCAACCTGAATGCAAGCGCTGGAAACAAAACATATTCGGTCCCTTTGATGGGACTATTGGCAGCACATTATCTTGCAGAAATTGTTCATCTGTG CTGTCATTGGACTTCGAGAATTTTCACTGCTTGCCCCTCTCTCCCGTGGCTGATATAAATGGAGATATT ATTAATGGGTGTAGTTTGGTGGATTGCCTGAAGCATTTCACTGTGTTGGAGCATCTTGACAATTACCGTTGTGATCATTGTTGGCATAATGCTGCTGCCAAATATTTCTCTCTTCAATCAGAAGTTGATGAG GAAAAAGTTAACAAACTGCGCACCTGTGTCGACTATGATAGTTGCAATTGCAAGCATTTATTTGGTCCAGAGAAAACAACATGGTCAGTATCTTCGAAAGCCACAAAGCAGTTGGCTATCACTCGTTGTCCGAAG ATCTTGTGCATTCATTTGTTACGTGCTTCTATTAGTTTTGATGGTGAACTCGTAAAGCGTCAG GGACACGTTTCTTTTCCTTTACTTCTCAATTTATCCCCATTTGCAGGAGGCACATTCACCACTGGACAGGGACCTGGACCTTCAGCTATGAACGTGCAAAAATATGACACGCCGTCTCTCAAATTCTATCGGCAACTAAATGCACACATGCCCATTAATATGTTTCCTACTGGTGGGAACTCATCAAGTCAGGCACCTAAGGATCAAGTAACAAATGGTGGTGTCCACTCACTTAATGAG GGaaatgctgatgtggctttgagttCTTCGTCACCATCGCCGTCCGCATCAAGGATGGAGCTATATAGGCTATCAGCTGTCGTTGAGCACTATGGTGTATGCGGAGGTGGGCATTATGCAGCTTACCGGAGAGTAGCGTCAACTCCTGACGCTAATGATCAAGTAGGACCTCGTCGCAAGCACTGGGTTTACGTCTCGGACGACCATGTATCACAAGTTTCAGAGGACGATGTTTTGGGTGCGGAAGCCACCCTCCTTTTCTACGAAAGACTGTAG
- the LOC123045468 gene encoding ubiquitin carboxyl-terminal hydrolase 27 isoform X2 codes for MGVAGLCRALNSSLGVQWFLRRFSSESERLYYTGGLQNLGNNCFLNVILQALASCDHFVFSLDDLLGSDDVLPEEQSERMPLILALSSLLKDLSRVRDQKIVLNPESVMHPLSCYVSHFNLTRQQDASEAFVHLLTSLRDEFSHCYVPYKSSLADITMFHSKVYKQREGNQPECKRWKQNIFGPFDGTIGSTLSCRNCSSVLSLDFENFHCLPLSPVADINGDIINGCSLVDCLKHFTVLEHLDNYRCDHCWHNAAAKYFSLQSEVDEEKVNKLRTCVDYDSCNCKHLFGPEKTTWSVSSKATKQLAITRCPKILCIHLLRASISFDGELVKRQGHVSFPLLLNLSPFAGGTFTTGQGPGPSAMNVQKYDTPSLKFYRQLNAHMPINMFPTGGNSSSQAPKDQVTNGGVHSLNEGNADVALSSSSPSPSASRMELYRLSAVVEHYGVCGGGHYAAYRRVASTPDANDQVGPRRKHWVYVSDDHVSQVSEDDVLGAEATLLFYERL; via the exons ATGG GAGTTGCTGGGCTGTGCAGAGCGCTGAATAGCAGTTTGGGCGTACAATGGTTTCTCCGGAGGTTCTCCTCCGAATCAGAGAGGCTGTACTACACCGGAGGCCTGCAAAATCTTGGCAATAATTGCTTTCTCAATGTTATCCTGCAG GCACTTGCTAGCTGCGACCATTTTGTCTTCTCTCTAGACGATTTACTTGGAAGTGATGATGTGCTACCCGAGGAACAATCTGAAAGAATGCCTCTTATCCTTGCTTTAAGTTCCCTTTTAAAAG ATTTGAGCAGAGTTCGAGATCAAAAAATTGTATTGAATCCAGAAAGCGTAATGCATCCTTTGAGCTGCTATGTTAGTCACTTCAATTTGACCAGACAGCAG GATGCTTCTGAAGCTTTTGTTCATCTATTGACATCACTGAGGGATGAATTTTCCCATTGCTATGTACCATATAAGAGCTCTCTGGCAGACATTACCATGTTCCACTCCAAAGTATACAAGCAAAGGGAAGGTAACCAACCTGAATGCAAGCGCTGGAAACAAAACATATTCGGTCCCTTTGATGGGACTATTGGCAGCACATTATCTTGCAGAAATTGTTCATCTGTG CTGTCATTGGACTTCGAGAATTTTCACTGCTTGCCCCTCTCTCCCGTGGCTGATATAAATGGAGATATT ATTAATGGGTGTAGTTTGGTGGATTGCCTGAAGCATTTCACTGTGTTGGAGCATCTTGACAATTACCGTTGTGATCATTGTTGGCATAATGCTGCTGCCAAATATTTCTCTCTTCAATCAGAAGTTGATGAG GAAAAAGTTAACAAACTGCGCACCTGTGTCGACTATGATAGTTGCAATTGCAAGCATTTATTTGGTCCAGAGAAAACAACATGGTCAGTATCTTCGAAAGCCACAAAGCAGTTGGCTATCACTCGTTGTCCGAAG ATCTTGTGCATTCATTTGTTACGTGCTTCTATTAGTTTTGATGGTGAACTCGTAAAGCGTCAG GGACACGTTTCTTTTCCTTTACTTCTCAATTTATCCCCATTTGCAGGAGGCACATTCACCACTGGACAGGGACCTGGACCTTCAGCTATGAACGTGCAAAAATATGACACGCCGTCTCTCAAATTCTATCGGCAACTAAATGCACACATGCCCATTAATATGTTTCCTACTGGTGGGAACTCATCAAGTCAGGCACCTAAGGATCAAGTAACAAATGGTGGTGTCCACTCACTTAATGAG GGaaatgctgatgtggctttgagttCTTCGTCACCATCGCCGTCCGCATCAAGGATGGAGCTATATAGGCTATCAGCTGTCGTTGAGCACTATGGTGTATGCGGAGGTGGGCATTATGCAGCTTACCGGAGAGTAGCGTCAACTCCTGACGCTAATGATCAAGTAGGACCTCGTCGCAAGCACTGGGTTTACGTCTCGGACGACCATGTATCACAAGTTTCAGAGGACGATGTTTTGGGTGCGGAAGCCACCCTCCTTTTCTACGAAAGACTGTAG